The following proteins are co-located in the Pomacea canaliculata isolate SZHN2017 linkage group LG8, ASM307304v1, whole genome shotgun sequence genome:
- the LOC112569817 gene encoding D(1A) dopamine receptor-like produces MSTVTNMSMGHVQENASQVTATGYNVTSAGRTAAEIAVTGLFLVLLILVALLGNAVVILAVFMYHRLKNEVSNLFLVNLSVTDLSSASIVMTTSLAATAADMQPLKSGWCSLVCGVNYCLIIVSMLTLCFISLDRYVAIVHSLYYHVYVTRRRVLAFIAYAWLQGFAFGLAPICATGSSTTTGRPCAPSNGTRNSRTPSFMS; encoded by the exons ATGAG CACTGTCACCAACATGTCCATGGGGCACGTTCAAGAGAACGCAAGCCAGGTAACTGCTACCGGGTacaacgtcacttccgctggGCGCACTGCTGCCGAGATCGCCGTGACTGGCCTCTTCCTGGTCCTGCTCATCCTCGTGGCTCTCCTAGGCAACGCGGTGGTCATCCTGGCCGTCTTCATGTACCACAGGCTGAAAAACGAGGTGTCCAACCTCTTCCTCGTCAACCTCAGCGTCACTGACCTCAGCAGCGCTAGCATCGTCATGACAACGTCCTTGGCCGCCACAGCCGCCGATATGCAGCCGCTGAAAAGTGGCTGGTGTTCGCTGGTGTGCGGGGTCAACTACTGCCTTATCATCGTCTCCATGCTGACGCTGTGCTTCATCAGCCTCGACCGATACGTGGCCATCGTGCATTCGCTGTACTACCACGTTTACGTCACGCGCCGGCGCGTGCTGGCCTTCATCGCCTACGCCTGGCTTCAGGGATTTGCCTTCGGCCTGGCGCCTATCTGTGCGACTGGGTCGAGTACGACTACTGGGAGGCCGTGTGCGCCATCCAATGGTACAAGGAACAGCCGAACGCCATCATTTATGTCGTAG